The following proteins come from a genomic window of Rutidosis leptorrhynchoides isolate AG116_Rl617_1_P2 chromosome 10, CSIRO_AGI_Rlap_v1, whole genome shotgun sequence:
- the LOC139870922 gene encoding uncharacterized protein, giving the protein MASYLLACDSDSVDVRIIQLIQELDEESEVEFVPRIPRVRGYIPRNRESAAQRLWNDYFADVPVYPAKKFKRRERYDALGRQSFTTLQKCTSVIRQLAYGLSPDALDEYLHMSEKISVLCLDNFCKCIIDLYKSRYMRSPTTIDVARLYSAHEEKHGFKGMLSSIDCMQWEWKNCPVAYKGQYTRSDHKKPMIMLEAVASYDLWIWHAFFVMTGSNNDINVMNQSPVFDALKKGITPSAPFEVNGHQYTKGYYLADGIYPDWATLIKGMSCPTDEPRIKFTRFQASARKDKERAFGVLQGRFHILSQPSRTLKVNQMRRVMECYLILHNMILEDNDFALCKWEERFITEERANRAQRVRNRGRDQDVVTREIRDRAVHDQLTEDLIEHI; this is encoded by the exons ATGGCGTCATATTTACTAGCTTGCGATTCCGATTCGGTTGATGTTCGTATTATCCAACTTATTCAAGAATTGGACGAAGAGTCCGAAGTCGAGTTCGTTCCTCGTATTCCAAGAGTTCGTGGATACATTCCGAGAAATCGGGAGTCAGCAGCGCAACGTCTTTGGAACGATTACTTCGCCGACGTACCAGTTTATCCGGCTAAGAAATTTAAAAGGCG AGAAAGATATGATGCACTTGGTAGGCAGTCGTTTACTACTTTACAAAAGTGTACTTCGGTTATACGTCAATTGGCTTATGGATTAAGCCCCGATGCTCTCGATGAATATTTACATATGAGTGAGAAAATATCAGTATTATGTTTAGACAACTTTTGTAAATGTATTATTGATTTATATAAAAGTCGATACATGAGATCTCCCACAACAATCGATGTTGCACGATTATATAGTGCACACGAGGAGAAGCATGGATTCAAGGGTATGCTCAGTAGTATCGATTGTATGCAATGGGAATGGAAGAATTGTCCGGTCGCTTATAAAGGACAATACACTAGGAGTGATCACAAGAAACCGATGATTATGCTTGAAGCAGTGGCTTCATATGACTTGTGGATTTGGCATGCCTTTTTCGTGATGACAGGTTCTAACAATGATATCAATGTTATGAATCAGTCACCAGTTTTTGATGCACTAAAGAAGGGAATAACTCCATCTGcaccatttgaagttaatggtcATCAATACACCAAAGGTTATTACCTTGCCGATGGTATATATCCTGATTGGGCGACATTGATCAAAGGAATGTCGTGCCCCACAGATGAACCAAGGATTAAGTTCACGAGATTTCAAGCAAGTGCACGAAAGGACAAAGAGAGGGCTTTTGGTGTTCTTCAAGGGCGATTTCATATTTTAAGTCAACCTTCACGTACTTTGAAAGTAAACCAGATGCGAAGAGTAATGGAATGTTATCTCATTTTACATAATATGATTTTAGAAGACAATGATTTTGCGTTATGTAAATGGGAAGAAAGGTTTATAACCGAGGAAAGAGCAAATCGTGCCCAACGAGTTAGGAATAGAGGACGTGATCAAGACGTTGTCACAAGAGAAATAAGGGATAGGGCGGTGCACGACCAACTGACTGAAGATTTAATCGAGCATATTTGA
- the LOC139870924 gene encoding secreted RxLR effector protein 161-like — MKDMGLVDVILGIRIKRDDNGITITQSHFIEKILKKIKREICSSISTPIHPNVRLLPNAGKVVSQHKYSQAIGCLMYAMTSTRPDISYGVGKLSRFTSKMGTHHWHAVNRVFKYLKQTMNYGITYAAFPFVIEGYSDAIWITNVEDHSSTTG; from the coding sequence ATGAAGGATATGGGGTTGGTGGATGTAATCCTTGGTATTAGGATTAAACGTGATGACAATGGTATCACAATCACACAATCTCATTTTATTgagaaaatcttaaaaaaaattaaACGTGAGATTTGTTCGTCGATTAGTACTCCTATTCATCCTAATGTGAGGCTTTTGCCTAATGCGGGTAAAGTTGTGTCGCAACATAAATACTCTCAAGCAATAGGTTGTTTGATGTATGCTATGACTAGCACTAGACCGGATATTTCTTATGGCGTGGGGAAATTGAGTAGATTTACAAGTAAAATGGGTACTCACCATTGGCATGCTGTAAATAGAGTATTTAAGTATTTAAAGCAAACAATGAATTATGGTATCACATATGCGGCCTTTCCTTTCGTCATAGAAGGATATTCGGATGCGATTTGGATAACCAACGTTGAAGATCATTCTTCTACGACGGGTTGA